From the genome of Phlebotomus papatasi isolate M1 chromosome 2, Ppap_2.1, whole genome shotgun sequence:
GACAAAATAGTTAGACTAGGATCCTTTATTTCTGACGTTACATCATGGATCATTGAAGAGATCGAGTCAAAGAATTAACTGTctgaaaagttttaaattgtctttcatttatgattaaatgaaatggtaaaatcaaaatttttttgatttaaatgtatattttcatcattaaacaaattttatattatttcaaaaattgaaggtctttttattgctcaaatctAACTGAAAAGAGACAACAATATATTAATCCCTTGACTCTtctatgcttttttttttatgaacgaTATCTGAAAAAGGACTAAACTCTTCTAGCACGCCTGACTCTTGCTATAACAGAGGCGAAACGGTTAAAGTAAGCGTCGTGGGGTTTCAGTCCCACTTTACAAATCCGCTTTCACATTGACACAGTTCATCTTTTCAAAAATGAACGGTTTGGGATTGTAgtcttatcaaaattttgtacttAAACTAAAATATGTAGTATTCGGATGAATTGTAAGATTTATAGGTGCGATTAATGGACCAAAATGTCCTGTCATTTTGCAGACGAACTTAATCCAGTCGGTTGCTCTGGAGTCGGGACATTTCTGTTCATTGGTACTTGTAATTTGGATTTGGTAATTTTAAATTGTATGATTATGTGAGGTCATTTCTTTCTATAAAACCTTTTTCAGTACCTGTGTATTTTCACAGCCTTAttatgggaaaatatttttttacacgaAAACTACAAATTGGTCAAATGGAATAATCTGAGCAACAAATGATGTAATTCAAAAATATAGATATTATAAATGTCTTCTACAAAATGCAagagaaatcatcaaaatcggttcaggtGTTACATGGGTTACGTAGACCAAAAAACAGCGTATTTCTTTGACAACTTTTTTCaacgtaataaaaaaaataattcgagTTCTTAAGCATATAGATAGAGGTACAATATTTTGATGCAATTCGGGTTGCATCTGCGAAATAACATCAAGCGGCTTTATGGCGCAGCTTCCGGCCATGTCCAAACGTTCTCGACAGGACTTCGCCAGAGACTGACTCAACCCTCCCCTTACGATTTCGAAGTAACCATAGGCGCTTGCTTACCCATATAGCCTCCCCTTATGACCCGGTGGTGGTTCGCTCCTAATCCTAATTATTTGGAAAAGTTTGTGAACGCTTTATTAAGAATAttacaattttgctgcaaattacaaacgagcaaaagaagttacggtaAATGccgattaaagaaaattgtgtatgaaaatttgtcgtaacttccctaaaaatggaagttaagaaaaaattctgataaatttttgttaattgacagtgttttctttaatatacgaAAATAAAGTTCTAAatcaatgttttctaggataattatgatccaataaagtcgaaaaaaccatccattcttcattatctcttttagtttaggcgctaggtgagaaaatataatattattttgaaactctttttgcttctcaaattcacatttttacttttctcaaattttttaaataaaatatacaaagtagaatgacatatctttcagtaaaaaataaatttattttattcagataactttaaatcggtatttttatggaaattgtgaatgagtttttttgcacaaaaattttttttgttgctttttctctgacctgtcacacaaaactgggaatagcaacaaaacgaagagtcaaaatgagttcaaattttgaagagatgtttataagactattaccgaggcaactatagcacttttaaataaataaaacctttattgtcgctgtaaatgtgatttttgtgaagacagcctggaggcggtcttacccgttagagggttaaagaaAAAACGAGTGATTAGCTATATATAGTgttatacaaaaatattaattactgACTACACCAAGAATAAATTGGTTAACAATTCATGTAATGTTTTCATTTatatttatacttttaatttattagatAACGTATTttgtaattatatataatttataatttatatataatataaaaaaaaattatattttctcactagcgcctaaactaaaagagataataaagaatgaagtgcacactagagaaatttaatgttcatattgaagagtttttcctccAGTAGCATTCATTCTTTATtaatctcttttagtttaggcgctagtgagaaaatataatttttttttgaaactctttttgcttcttaaattcacatttttacttttctcattttttttaaataaaattttaaaagtagaaTGAcgtatctttcagtaaaaaataaatttattttagtcagataactttaaatcggtatttttatggaaattggaaatgagttatttttgcacaaatattttttgttgctttttctctgacctgtcacacaaaactgaggatagcaactaaacgaagagtcaaactgagttcaaaattttaaaacatgttAGTAACATTATTACcaaggacactatagcacttttaaataaataaaagctttgtaatcgcagtaaatgtgatttttgtgaagaccgttttgagacggtcttacctgatagagggttaaaatatcttttattaAGATTATaagagtttctttttctcaagtgcgtttaataaaagaaattacgccgattccaaatatgtatatatctcataatcgcaaaaatgaagttacgacaaatgctgattttaATGACGAGCTGTAGGAGGAGTGAGATACACGggaaaaacttttggacactgaccaaaatattggaacaagttttccttggaacaaatttttttggaatcgatttgcacctagaaaagatattttttgttccaaaaacttTTCCTTAtagttttgttatgaaatgcagttacaattttgttagagttttcttttggaatgtTTTGATATAGTGGaatatctacaaatttgagttgattgcgttttattcaaattagttcctgaaatttggaacgGAAtatgttgcactcggctgttttgttcccactgtcaggaacaaattggtacattttctttataacaatatttttgctacatctgtaacatatttttgttccaaaaattttcggtgtccgtggaagaggcaatttttggaacgaagttgttactcatatggggaatctttttgttcccattgtcaggaacaaattcgtgtaagagttttcgtcttacagttaaggcctatacttcagtcgagatggatttcagtggcgaaagttcataaggaacgtcaaataaaaatcaacttgagagtgttttatacagacgcgtgtatgacgaaatcatatgcgtcataatctttttgagtctcgtaaaatgaacatgattgtgccaaaaattatactgtccgtggacgagataatttttggaacaaatatgttccGAAATTTTTTaacgtgtaggggaaagtactctaccttcgaacgttcatgccttcgaataacatgaattttcttttagttttcctaagagacttagacatttctattaaatattagttggtttatcatcaattgttgataattccgtgataatttagtataaatctcttacgaaaaataaaagaaattcatcgtattcgaaggcatgaacgttcgaagggagagtactttcccctaatgcaagtaggggaaaatgctctcccttcgaatgttcatgccttcgaataatgtgaatttattttgtttttcataatagatttacattaaaatatcacagaattatcaacaattgatgataaaccaactaatatttaatggaaatgtgtaagtttcttaggaatactaaaagaatattcacattattcgaaggcatgaacgttcgaagggagagcactttaccctatattttctggaaatttatttcaacatttttgagatgaaaacaaaaactaaaatttgggtcaaaatgttaattataaaAACAGATAGACGCTGATCAATTTTCAAACCTTTGACCCTTTATAGCTCTGGTCAATAGTGTTCAAAGTATActtaagtttttgtttaattagATATAAAgtgcagctataacatacttATATATTTCAGCCCGATCCATGCCATAGAGCCAGAGGCCAGAGCTAATTCAGATGATTCAGACTCataaaaggaatatgggaaaaatataaagtgttcgaagccagagtgtgtgcgaagcctaaaagtcTACTGATATTTTCAGGGATactctttacaatctcagttacTGTAACCCCAGGTGAAATTCCGCCTTGTCCAGGGCCAAATTGTAGGAAAACTCATAGGGCATGAATGTGAGTATGCAAATAACAATTTTCATGGTAGTTTTTCATGTTTTATTTCTTGAGCATTTTCAAGATTTCTCCCATAGTATTTGTCAATTCTATCTGAATCTCCATGTGCTTATTCAAATCCTCCCTTTGTCTGTTGCTCTCCTCCAGAAAACTTTTAATTGCATTTGTCTGTTCCTTAATGagattcaaatgatttttgtaGTACTCTTCTTGGATTTTTGCCTGCTGCCTACAACTTTCCATTAATTCTTGAGCCATTTGGGCAAAAGGACTGGCTTTAACATCGGGATTATCCTTTTCCTTTTGACGCTTTGAAGTCCTTCTCTGAGTCACAGTCTCAGGTTCAGAGTCTAAGTCTTCTTGTTCATCTATATGAACTTCCTGAATGCTTCTTACAGATGGTAAGTATTCGTCTGAATCTTCTGGAATGTCATCAATTGCCGAAAAAGCTTCAAAATCATTTGGAACAGATATTGGATCCTCTTCTTCCATATCTTCATCCGGGTCACCTTTTAAATTGATCTCATCCAATTGCTCAATTGATTCTCGattagatttatttgaattaacttctttttttggCCGTGTTGTTGCCACAATTTCGGCAGTGTATTGATAGTTATAAAGCTTTCTTATAGCTTCATCTACATGGCATAAGGCCTCTGATTgtggaattttatttttgtgcaGACGATTTAGTTCTTCAACTTTAAGTCTTACTTGTTTTCTTGTATCGTGCCATGCCtatcaaagaaaattaaattatctcgtaatattctgagataaatcacaaaaaattacTCAGGTCTTACCTTTCGCCACTGATCCCAAGTCTTTCTTGATCCAGGAACATTATGCAGAATCTTCATGGCTTGCTCCCACAATCTCTGTCCATCGGTGTGTCGAAAATGCAAATCATACTTTCCAGTAAGAAGTTTAGGATGTTCTTTCATAAAATCCACTAAAACCATCTTCTGCGCCTCACTAATTCTCGCAGTTCTTTTTCTCTTGGGctgcatttttccacacggaATATTTCACTGGAACTGTCACAATTCACATCTCATGATGCTTGGGAACATGACCAAATACCTTCGTATGACCCGAATTGGGTGATTTTCACTCTTCGGGTACTCTCAACAGAGAGATTTGAAGCataaagagagaaaaatgtTGCTCAAAAGCCAACACATATTCACTTGATGAGTGAGTATGAAAATTTCCCCACGTATTCTACCTCTTGGAATATTTCACACACAAACCGCTTGGGAATTTAGCGACGGTGAACATTATGAAGCACGAAGACACGAATCAAGCGATAATAAGGGGTGAACAAGTATCAAAGAGCCCAAAGAGTTATCGGAATGCTCTCtaactaattctaaaaaaaagttcatccTGAAAGGGCCAAAGTCCCGAATAGGTCAATCCCAAAAGGGTACAATCGGTACAATcccaaaaaagccaaaatccccgaATGCAAAAATTCCGGAATCAATCAtaatccagaaaagccaaaattctgaaagtcaaaattctgaaagccaaaataccgaaaaccaaaatttcgaaagccaaaatttcgaaaagatcaAAATCCCCAATTCTTAACCCtgtaaggacgattggaacaccggtgtcccataaagaaaataatttttcctgactacctaaagttattttttccttatgtttgtacgtaattgtaaaatagaaggttgaagaaatctaggatatttttttggaagtctccagctatttgctatatagtaaatttttgaactaaaaaatgacaaatttttaaattctcataatgaaaattaattttaaatattttttatacttccatttttttaagcaaaaaagttttgggaaaagaaactacgatacttaaacataatatttttcattagattgaaaatattaATCATTCATTAGTATATTGTCAGAAatattacttgaatttttaggctatttttgtccctatcgctcataaagctcataaagacaaaaaaatataccaaatcagactctgttggcttttcgaaagccaaatataagaccttttactggttttgttcattggtttcatttttattgatgatttttggtcCACGAAAACTGTctcatcgttaaagggttaaaattgtCATATCTActaccacgattgcacccgcttTTCCTGGAGAAAatcgggaaattttctgtgttttggaaaattatttaagacATTATCCTTTGTATGATTTCGTCCTTGTCTAGATTttttctttcgggattttgggttttcgggatcttgatttttcgtgattttgacccTCTTAGCTCCATTCAGTAATAagttttcgaagagacaaagccacccCTAAACCaagtcaaacctattcgaaaatatttcCGGAAGCCTAAAGCGCAAGATCACGTACTCGCTACTTTAGCACTGATTGTtctgtcatttcgaatttcCGAACTTGCTCTTTTGTGTATATGTTGCGGCCACTAAAATGATGGCCGGACTTTCCGGTTACTTGTGGCCCGGTGACCTTTAAGTGGTACTGATGGCTGGGGAAGACGGCTGTGGCCTTTATTTAGTGCCTTCAGTGAGACACATGGACTATTTGCCAATCCCCCTTCGCCGAAATTAAAAAACCCAGATATGCTGGGTATCCCCCTTATCTTTGTCCTCCCGGGGGTTGGAGCGGTCAGCTGATTTCCAGTGTGTCACTGGCTGTCtttgagtaaaattaaaataattaataaataaataagttaaaaataaataaatagatgaGAGAGAAAGAGTGTAGAAGGCTCTttccacattaaaaaaatattttataactgcgacgtattaaaataaaaataccccTCAAAAGAGTGGGTATACAGTTAACACGTATTAAAACAGTCTACTTTTTACACTGGTGACACACAAGACAATTATTACAGTGACCCCGGAGGCGCCGCACGGAACTAATTGTCCCGTGGTCTCGATCGCCCATCATAGTCCATGAATTCATAGTATGTCATGATTGAACTACGAAGGGCGATCAGTGAAATTGCATGCGCAACACGTTTGGAGGCGATTCCAAGCTGCTGGAGAGCTTGCATTGTTGCAGGCGGGATGGCTCCGCGCGTGCCCACAACTATAGGCAACACTTCGCCGGAGGCGACTCCGAATCTCTGAGCCAGTACAGGCACCAAATGTGCATATTTTTCGATCTTGTCCTGCCGCCCGTTAGCGAGTCCCGTCCCGTCCTCGTGGCGGACTGTAACGTCGACCACTTGGAGCCCTTCCCGATTTTGTACAATCAGGTCGGGTCTGAGTCAGTTTAAATGTtagaacttccaacgggtttttaggtaatttctctctgatatactttCGATACTATctaatcggtacagaaaaaaactcaactggagagagctctcaaatcagaaaggttattactgaactacgcagtaaaaacaagatgaaaTTCTCAAGTTGAATTCTGTTAGTTGAACTAAACTAAAGGAAGTAATAGA
Proteins encoded in this window:
- the LOC129802751 gene encoding uncharacterized protein LOC129802751; translation: MQPKRKRTARISEAQKMVLVDFMKEHPKLLTGKYDLHFRHTDGQRLWEQAMKILHNVPGSRKTWDQWRKAWHDTRKQVRLKVEELNRLHKNKIPQSEALCHVDEAIRKLYNYQYTAEIVATTRPKKEVNSNKSNRESIEQLDEINLKGDPDEDMEEEDPISVPNDFEAFSAIDDIPEDSDEYLPSVRSIQEVHIDEQEDLDSEPETVTQRRTSKRQKEKDNPDVKASPFAQMAQELMESCRQQAKIQEEYYKNHLNLIKEQTNAIKSFLEESNRQREDLNKHMEIQIELTNTMGEILKMLKK